From Erigeron canadensis isolate Cc75 chromosome 5, C_canadensis_v1, whole genome shotgun sequence:
TAGCAATCTTTTTAGGCACAGGAACAGGAAGTTTAGAAGTTGGTGGTAGTAGGCTAGTAGCACCTATATAAATGAACACACACTTTTTGTAGTGCTAATTGATTAAGTGTAATGTTTGGAGTATGTTCTTAGGATGGTTACTAAACAATCCTAATCGTGCAGGAATCGGCTGGCTACTTCTTTTGTCTGGAAGACAGGGCTTTACTTTGCAGAAAATGTGATGTCTCAATACATACAGTTAATTCTCTAGTTTCATCCCATCAAAGGTTTCTGCTTACAGGAGTGAAAGTAGGGCTCGAAGCTTTCGAACGTGGTGCATCATCATCTACGGGAAAGTCAAACTCTGGTGAGAAGATTCCTGTATCAGAAAAGTCACATTCTGTGCCAGCAAGGAGGGTTCCATTGTCAGCAACAAGCCAATTTAGCAAACTTGTGCCTGACAAAGCTGCAGGAGCTGCTGGTTTTGAACCTCCCAAGCTTCCTTTTTCTGGAGGTTCTTCCACTGAGAGCATGCAACAGTGGCAGTTTGATGACTTTCTTTCACTTACAGATTTTAATCAGAATTATAACTACTTAGACAATGGCTCATCTAAGGTAATACATTCCTCTTATCTAAATGCTACATGTAACGATCCTAGTCCATCGAAGATAATCATAATTGACTAGATTTGAGTTGATGCGGTAATTTTGACCCATCTGTCAAGTTGGGTTGTCTTGTCTTATCCGGGTCAAATGAATTCTGTACTCTAAAAGAGGAACGCTTCCAACAGGTTGAAGGTTCACCCCATATCTATGTTTATGCATAATTGCATGCAGCCTTTTAAATCATTTTGATTCAAAGGTTTAGATCATTATTACAAACTAGTCTTATTTGTAACACATTACTTATTTCAAACATGGGGGGAAAGAGTTTGCAGATCAACCCGGCGGCCGAACGAAAAGATGGTATGTTTCAACCTGAAActgttttgacctgttacctaACCCACTCATATTACTACCTCCATATGTTGTGATGTTTCTGCACTTCGTTATAGATTTCTTTTGATACTGTAATTGAATGATATATAGGCTGATAGTGGGAAGCTGGGAGAATCAGATGGTTCACCAATTTTACGAGCCCTAGAGGTTGAACTGGATGGCGAAGATTGCTTGGGTCAGGTTCCTGATGCATCTTGGGCTGTTCCAGAACTCCCTTCTCCACCAACTGCTTCAGGACTCAGCTGGCCAAGAAGTCGTCCGTATAATCAGAACCAAATGGGTTCTGATACCTTTGTTCCCGATGTATTCCATTTACCGATGCCAACATTCTATGGTTCCCAACAGAATAATACTACTTTCAAAAGGAGAAGAAATTTCTAATGTGCTTTTATTGTGTGGATCGCTGATGAAATCTTAGTGTTGTAACTTTAGGGGAATCTTTTGTCTGAAGACTTCAGTTCAGTTGTCCGAGCTGTATGTGTTTGTAGGGGTTTAGTTTGAAAAGGCAAAGGCACTCCTGAATCATAATGCCACCTTTTGAATGTGTTGTTTTACAAATGTATTCTCCAGGTTGAAGTGGTGTGTTGTGGGGTGAGTCGGAACACCTTTAAGTAAGCTAATATTGTATTGTTGTGATGACATTGGTCAATGTAAATGATGAATAAATTACTATAATAAGGTTTACTTCTATGTTATGCCATGCTCCTCTTTTCTTGAAATCAACAGACTCCAGAACTATGATTATTTTGCTTTCATGAAAGAATGTTGTATAATTGTATGCAGGCTGATGGGTATTTTTAAGTATGGTTTAATATTGGTTGGGTTGGATTCATGTTCACTTCTTTTTGTCCAGTTGAACTTGTGTAAATGAGCAATACGTTAATCATAACTACCAAAGTAATATTATCTATAGGTAGCAACAAGCTATATATTTAAATGGATGATGTACACTAATTATTTTTAACCATATATCACCAAAACATGCTtcacaaaattataaaatacaacATCCAAATTATTTTTAGTAGTGTACGTTTAAAAATTGATGTCTAAATAGTACAGTTGGAGCAACTTCCAACGCATTCCTTTTTCGGCAAATCTTTCTTTATTGACCATTTTGAGAGGAAACACATTCCAACAATCTAACCGACCTTAGCTGAAACCCTTGAAAGGTTACCAACCAATTGAGTGCACAAACAATCCCAGCATACATATAAGACATTATGCACCCAAAAGACACCAAGGCGAGGCTTCAATTAATCTGGTGGTATTAATTAAATGAGCAGTGTTCATGCTACAGTGTGTTGTCTGTATCTGAACATATTACTGATGTACAGCCAAGAAGGAAAGAATCTCAAATCTGTAACTAACACTAGGACTAGCCGTCTATACAACAAACACAAAGGACCCAATCTGCGTTTCTTGTCTATTGGAGAAAATAGTATCCAGAAAAGGACGATAACCTATAATCATCTTCATAGTAAACACTGAATGAGTAATTGACCCATTGTATCCAATAAGTTTGCAAATGAACTCTGGGATTTACGCAACCCAGTTTTGGAGTACAAATTGCTGTATCAAGATGGCGAGTATGCTGCCTAGAGATATATTGATCACATTGACTGCGTCATTGTTAAGCTACAAATCCAAAAGCCATGATTAGATACGTTGATTTAAATGTGTGAACGAAAAATGAGGTTTGTCTTACCCATTTAAATCCTTCTTTGTCTTGAAGCACGGCCCCTATCACACTCTCACCAACATTTGCAATTTGTGATGCCAACACACATATGAACGCTTCAGCAACCTTGATCTGGAATACATTGCATATTCAAAaatttagttaatatatatattatcccATCAATAAAGAAGAAAAGCCTTACTAAAAGGAAAGCGAAGAACGGATAGATATGAAGAGTAAAAATTATACCTCGCCGAGCAGGCAACCAACATATGCAAGAAGAACAGAAGCTAGAATCCCAGCAACAGTCCCCTCAACACTAACGGCTCCTTCTGTACCCCTTGGCACAACCTTAAGTGTTGTTACCAAGTATCTACACAAGGATAACATTACTTCTGAATATATCACCATTTACATGACATAGATTATCAAAGGTAAAATATTTCGACGATTTAATTATGAATGGGCTAATTCAGGTTACTGTTATCGCTAACAGTGAAACGACTAAAAAGATTAGCTCAAGATGAAACGGGTCAAATGAGTTGAACGGGTCTGAAAATCACCTGATTCATGTTCAAAGCATAAAATCTCCTAAACTAAGTcaaaaatttgattattattattataataagatAGTTTGATAATCATACTTGATATGACATACACCTACTgagtatttaaaaatataactttctATGGATATGGTGTTCTAAATCAGCCTGAAATTTACACAAGTCGCTTGCTTTGACCCGTTATCTAACCCACTCCATCACCTTTAGAGATGCTTAATACTAGGATTACTTACGTTGTTTTACCATACGCCTTTCCTATCTCACTAGACACAGTGTCACTCAATTTGGTACAAAAACTAGCAACAAAACCGAGCTCCCAAAGCCTACTAAACGTTTTGCCACCAACTCCGTATATTGTAAGCAATGCACAAACACAACCTGCAGCACTTGAACCGATGACACTCCCAGGTCCTCTTctaccttttcttttctctGCAACTccttgagcttctttttgagcCATTTTTACTTTGGTTACTGCTGTACCCTACAATAGGAAACATTAACAACATctcaaaatttatattatcttttatatcaatataGACCATAACTACCATTGTGAATCCTGAGATAATGTATCCCCTAAGTTAAATCTTTAAGGGGTGTCTGTATAGTACTAAAACTTTTCTCTCATGTCAAAAACATAGTGAAActgtcaaaattgaaaattagaGTAAAATTGTCAAAATCCAAGTATATTAGGGTTATTTGGTTGAGCTTACGCTTATTAGCCAGTAAAAGCTTATTAAAGTTAATAAGTTGATCTAGAAAAGCTCCCCATCTTTGGCTTTTAAAAACCAACTTTTTTAGACTAATAATCCAATAAACCTTTTGGTTAGAAAAAATGCTTATTAGGCTTTTAACAAGCTAATAAGCTCCTTTACTAAGCTATGCCGAACAAGCCCCCAatctaaattttgttaaaaaagattgaaactttttgGTACCCCCCTTGTCAAACGTAAAACTTGAATTCCTAAAGATTACTACTACCCATTTCATATCTCACAAAAATAAGTATACAAACAAACGAATGAGATTTTCACTACCCGGGGAAGACAAGTCATCTTGTGACCGTTTCCAAACCGTTTCCCTAGCCACTTCTAACATGTTTAACTAGTGAGATTCGCGCCTTACAACTAGTTACAAAAACAACTATATAATCACCAACAAATCCTAGCTTTAAATCATACAAAAAAACAAAGTAATAAAGAAAGGTGCAAACTTTCATAAACATAATTCTCTACATGCTGCATTTCATATTcaagaaaaaacaaagaaaggtgcaaactttaaataaaaaaagtaataaagtttgaatcttggacttacaataacaaaataaacaGCAACAAGAAGAAACCCAGATGGGCCAAACCCACGCCACGTCAGCGTACCAAGCAAAAAAGCAGCACCAATGCCAGCAAGATTCAGCCCAGTTACAAGAATAGGAGACCCCACTaagaaaatcaatatattacaaAAGATTGCAGATTGCCACGTGGGCGGTGACGATTGGGCCAATTGGATTGCTTGTTGAATAAGGGTTAGGTTAGAATTGACACTTGATTGGACCCTTGTTGTTGTGTCCATTGGTAGTGATAAAGATTTTAATGGGTTTGATCGGAAAGTGTGAATCAATGGTGGCCGGAAAAGATTGTTGGCACGGCGGAGGGACGGTGGTTGGGAATTGAGTTGTGGTGAAAGGGTGGTGGGAATGGTTGAAAGTGAGAATAAGAATGAcgatgtcattttttttttatgggtttGGGCTTGACAAATTGGGAAGAGTTTGAAGTTTGTTTGGAAAGGGATTGTATGTTTGAGAATGTTATTTTATTGATACATAATTTTGTATTGGTACGTTTTGGAAACAAAAAGTGTTATTTGgaaaaataatacattttattatttggataatcataattttatagttattttaatatGAAGTCTATGACAACTACaagttaaaattaattttattactaaaaACTAACATAATACCTATATAATATAGTGGGGTTAAATCTTTTGTATAGATAATTTAGTGATTTTTCATGCGTATTGTctcaattaatttaataatgaaAAACGTTacataactttatttatttatgtatattttataaagttatgACTTTTAGTTGACCAATAAattgttaaattttgttttagttacaCACTTACATAGAATATCCCTAGCAAATCAGACTATCAGTTTGTGTGTAGTCAActtatttttattctatttttaatgaaaaatgatacTCTATATCTTACTAAAAAACTAACTTAACTATTCGCTTAATAATAAGATCATGACACTTGATTTAGAAATAGAATAAGTGAATTCTACAAATCATGTATTAAGGTTATTAGGAGGATcattaaactatatattaagagaatttattattttctttttttattatatggaaaacaagttttttttttgaacggtcAACGaaaaacattatattaatttatactaGCAAATTGCTAgctaaataataatacaagcTCCAATATACATCAAAAAGCGACAGAAACAAAAATTACAATATCACATTGAGGTTGAAGTTTTTCCAGTGGTCCCAAGTCAAGCCTTCCATCCTTCCTTTATGTTTTATCCACAGAAAACTCAGAACTTTGACTTCATCTATGATGCTTGCCATGTTTACAGCTTTAATTTATGGTTAAAGATCTTGTTATTTCTAGTCTTCCATAATATCCACACAGTTGAGCATAAAATAGCATGAATGATCTTTTTCCATTTCGATGACCCATGCAAAAATTCAGGTGTGCGGAATATATTTTGTACTCCAAATAAGTAAATTCCGGGTAGCCTACACCAATCTGAAATAGCATCCCAAACTCCTTGGGCCGTAGAACATGACACAAATATATGATCTGGAGTCTCCACATCAAGCCCACAGAATGGACATAACAGAGACGGTACTTGAATATTTCTTTTTGCTAGAGAAGCGAGAGTGGGCAATCTTTCAAGGTTTGCTCTCCATGCCAAGAATAATACCTTTTTGGGAATTCAGTTATTCTAGAAAAATGAAGATTCAGGGAGAGAGTGTACCTGAGCTTCCaatttctttttgatacttttcACCGAGAATGAGTTGATTTGGTCTAGATCCCAACACCACTTGTCACCAGAACTAGAAAGTCGGGCTGTGTCAATTAGGCCAAGCATAGATGAGTATTCATCAGTTTTTTGTTGTGTTGTTGGTAAGCGATTCCATGTAAAGGTGAAGGTAGAGCCATATGAGGTGGATGCAATGCGGTCAGctacaaaataatttttagcAGACTC
This genomic window contains:
- the LOC122600269 gene encoding B-box zinc finger protein 22 — protein: MKIQCNVCETAEATVLCCADEAALCVNCDEKVHAANKLASKHQRVPLSSSNSQLPKCDICQESAGYFFCLEDRALLCRKCDVSIHTVNSLVSSHQRFLLTGVKVGLEAFERGASSSTGKSNSGEKIPVSEKSHSVPARRVPLSATSQFSKLVPDKAAGAAGFEPPKLPFSGGSSTESMQQWQFDDFLSLTDFNQNYNYLDNGSSKADSGKLGESDGSPILRALEVELDGEDCLGQVPDASWAVPELPSPPTASGLSWPRSRPYNQNQMGSDTFVPDVFHLPMPTFYGSQQNNTTFKRRRNF
- the LOC122600012 gene encoding protein VTE6, chloroplastic; amino-acid sequence: MTSSFLFSLSTIPTTLSPQLNSQPPSLRRANNLFRPPLIHTFRSNPLKSLSLPMDTTTRVQSSVNSNLTLIQQAIQLAQSSPPTWQSAIFCNILIFLVGSPILVTGLNLAGIGAAFLLGTLTWRGFGPSGFLLVAVYFVIGTAVTKVKMAQKEAQGVAEKRKGRRGPGSVIGSSAAGCVCALLTIYGVGGKTFSRLWELGFVASFCTKLSDTVSSEIGKAYGKTTYLVTTLKVVPRGTEGAVSVEGTVAGILASVLLAYVGCLLGEIKVAEAFICVLASQIANVGESVIGAVLQDKEGFKWLNNDAVNVINISLGSILAILIQQFVLQNWVA
- the LOC122601545 gene encoding uncharacterized protein LOC122601545 gives rise to the protein MDNSPYNRAWSSIPGRPSFPGPWGNICKVSRAFANYDTDLDLLIKGVLGNGKSIRFWLDLWIGMEPLMARFPNLFKLESAKNYFVADRIASTSYGSTFTFTWNRLPTTQQKTDEYSSMLGLIDTARLSSSGDKWCWDLDQINSFSVKSIKKKLEAQVLFLAWRANLERLPTLASLAKRNIQVPSLLCPFCGLDVETPDHIFVSCSTAQGVWDAISDWCRLPGIYLFGVQNIFRTPEFLHGSSKWKKIIHAILCSTVWILWKTRNNKIFNHKLKL